GTTCGGCGATTCGCGGTCCACCGCGCGCCTCGAACCACGCGGCGAACGACCGGTCGGCGAACGTCGGCGGGTCGCGCTCGCAGGCGACACCCAGCGCCTTCTCGGCGAGCAGGCCCGCGCCGGGCAGGTCGGCGAGGCGGTTCGAGACGGGTGCGAGCGCGCTCCCGACCGCCGCGACGCGGTCGATGTTGGCGAACAGGCGCTCACGCAGGCCCGACCCCTCCCGCTCGTGGTAGCGGTGTTTGACCTCGGCCTTGAGTTTGGCGAGGTCGACCCCGGTCGGGCAGTCGCTCTGACAGCCCTTGCACCCGAGACAGAGGTCCAGCACCTCCTTCTGGAACCGCTCGGTGTACATCTCTTCCTCGGGGAGTTCGCCGCTGATGGCCGCCCGGAGCATGTTCGCCCGGCCCCGGGTGGTCGCCATCTCCTCTTCCATCCCTCGATAGGACGGACACATCACGTCCGAGTCGGTCTGCCGGCAGGTGCCACAGCCGTTGCAGAGTTCGACCAGGTGCGAGAAGCCGCCTTCCTCGGAGAAGTCCTGCTCGGTGGTCGGTTCGAGCGACGAGTAAGCGGGGCCGTACCGCAGGTGCTCGCGCATGTCGGCCCCGACGCCGCGGTTCGGGTCGGCGTCGGGGCCGGACGGCCCGACGTCGTCGGGACCGTCCCGGAAGACGACCTTCCCGGGGTTCATCCGCCAGTCGGGGTCGAAGGCGGTCTTGAGTTCCTTGAAGGCGGCCCACAGCTCCGGGCCGTACATCTTGGGGTTGAACTGGGTGCGGGCGAGGCCGTCGCCGTGCTCGCCCGAGAAGGACCCGCGGTGGTCGAGGACCAGCGACGTCACGTCCTCGGCGATTGGCAGCATCTTCTCGACGCCCTCGCTCTCCTTGAGGTTCAACACCGGCCGGATGTGGAGGGTGCCGCTGCCGGCGTGGGCGAAGTACGCCGCCTCGGTGTCGTGGGCCTCCAGGACGCCCATGAACCCCTGGACGTACTCGGCCAGTTCCTCGGGCGGCACCGACGCGTCCTCGATGAAGGGGTAGGGCTTGGGGTCGCCCTCCATGCTCATCAGTAGCGGAATGGCCGCCTTCCGGAGCTTCCAGAGCTTCGCCTGTTCGGCGTCGTCGTAGGCCTCCAGCACGTCGAACGCTGCGCCCGCGTGGACGAAGTGGGCGCTCGCCTCCGCGATAGGCGCCTCCAGGTCGTCGTGGAGGTCCGAGTCGAACTCCAGCATCAGCGCCGCGGCCGCGTCGTCGGGAATCGGCTCGGCGTACTCGGCGTACTCCGCCGAGTCGCGGGCGAGGCGGAACACCTCCTCGTCCATGAGTTCGACCGCGCTCGGGTCGAACTCCAGGGCCTCGGGCACCGCCTCCATCGCGTCGACGAGGTCCGAGAAGCAGAAGAGCGCGAGCGCGGTTGCCTCCGGCGTCTCGACCAGCGAGAGCGTCGCCTCGGTGACGGTGCCGAGGGTCCCCTCGGCGCCGACGAACAGTTTGGCGAGGTTGACGCATTCGTTTCCGTTTGCGTTTTCGTAAACGCATTCGTGGAGGTTGTAGCCGCTGACCGACCGCTTGAGGTCGGGGTATCGGGCCTCGATCTCATCGGCGTTGTCCGCGACGAGGTCCCGGACGGTGCGGTAGAGTTCGGCTTCCCTCCCTCCCTCGGCGAGGATCTCCTCCCACTCCGGGCCGCCGACCTTGACCTCACGCGCGCGGACGCGAGTGCCGTCGGCCAGCACGGCCTCGCACTCCTCGACGTAGGCGTCGGTGATGCCGTACCGAACCGAGTGGGCGCCCGTCGAGTTGTTCCCGATGCCGCCGCCGACGGTGGCGCGGTTCGAGGAGGCGGGGTCGGGCGCGAACTTCAGGCCCCACTCTTCGAGCCGGGCGTCGAGGTGGTCCTGGACCACGCCGGGTTGGACCGTCGCGCGCTTCGCATCGGGGTCGACGTCCAGAATCGCGTCCATGTGCCGCGAGCAGTCGAGGACGACGCAGCCCGGCCCGACCGACTGGCCGGCCAGCGACGACCCGGCGCCGCGGGGGAGCACCGGCGCGTCGTGGGCGGCCGCGACGCGCATCGCGGCCGCCACGTCGTCGGCGTCGGTCGGGAAGACCACGCCCGCCGGGCGGGCCTGGTAGATGCTCCCGTCGGTGGCGTAGAGGACCTGGCTGTACTCGTCGAAGCGGACCGCGCCCTCGCAGGCCAACCGGAGGTCGGCCGCGAGGGCGGCGTGTTCGGGGTCGTCCGGCGCGTCGAGGTCGAGCGACGCCCGGTAGCTCTCGAAATCGGGGCGGTCGGCCGGCGGAGACGACATGGGTGAGGATGGCACGCACAGAGGCTTTAATTTCGGGGTCGGTGGAGGGTGACTTCGGAGTCGGAAAAGGGCAATTACGGTCGGCGTCGGCGTCGACGCCGACCGCGGGCGACCTCCGCTCCGCGCGACCGCTGACCGTGGTCGCGGCGGGCCGCCGAGGAAATCGTCGAGTCTCAGAAATCACGCACTCACGGACGTTTATCGGCGAGTTCGTCGCGCTAGTGGCGCTTTTCGCCCGCGGTCGACGTCCGCCGAGGAGGCGAACGGGTCGCTTCCCCGAACGTACGCGTTTCCGTAAACGTGCTCGCAAACGCAAGCGTAAACGGCGTGGAAACCGCGACACTGCGTCGCCTCGCTAGGAGTACACTAAAGCACCCGGGGCGGCGACAGGAGGCTCGTAACAAAGACGGACCGCCGAGACTGGCCGTGCATGACCGTCCGTCCGAGCGACCTGACCGAAAAGTGGTACGAGTACGTGTACCGCGAGCGGGCAGAGCGCGTGCGACGATTCGTCGAAACCTACCCCGACGAGCGCTCGCTATCGGTCAGTTACGACCGGTTCGGCCACGACTACCAGTTCTCCCGACCGCTGCTGTCGAATCCCGACGAGGTGTTCCGAGCGGGCAGGGCGGCCCTCGGGCGCTTCCTTCAGGGTTCAGACGACGGAGGCCTCGACGCGGTCTACCTCCGCGTGAACGACCTGCCCGAGCGTAGCGAGGTGTCGCTCGCCGACCTCCGGGCCGAACACCTGAACGAACTCCACACCGCGCGCTGTCGGGTCACCGGCGTCGACGAGGTCCGGCCGAAGGTCGTCGTCGCGGCGTTCCGGTGCGCCAAGTGCGAGCAGGTGACCAGGCGCGTCCCCCAGCAGGGCCGGTCGTTCCGCGAGCACGCCAAGTGTCCTCGGTGCAGTTCGGTCGGCTACCTCTCGTTCGCCCCCGAGGAGAGCGAGTACGTCGACGCTCAGACGGTCGAACTCCGGGACTTGCGGGCCGAGACGAGCGACGACCGCATCGTCGCCTTCCTCGAACACGACCTCGCGGGGACGGTCCAATCGGACGACGAGGTGCGGACGGTCGTCATCCCGCGCGCGAAGCGAACCGGCGACTCGACGGTCACCGAGCGCTGGGTCGAAACCGTGAGTATGGAGCACTTAACTCCCTGAACCGACCGACAGCGGGCGGTTTCCACCTCGCCGGTCGCTGATACGTACTCGGCGTGTGAGCGGCCATCATGCTTTTGTCTATCGGATGACTTTGTTATTCCAGGGGAAACGATGTACGACTTGACTGGTTTCCAGCGCGACCTGCTGTACGTCATCGCGGGGTTGGACGAACCGCACGGACTCGCCATCAAAGACGAACTGGAATCGTACTACGAGAAAGAAATCCACCACGGCCGTCTGTATCCGAACCTCGACACACTCGTCGACAAGGGGTTCGTCGAGAAGGGCCAGCGCGACCGCCGGACCAACTACTACACGCTGACCCGGCGAGGCACGCGCGAAATCGAGGCCCGCCGCGAGTGGGAGGCACAGTACGTCGACCACGAGTCCGAGCAACTCACCGCGTGACGTCGACTCAGGGGTGGGACGAGGAGAGCGCCGCGCCGACCACGGCCGCGTCGAGCGACTGCGCCCAACGATAGACTGGACTCTGAGCGGCGAGGACGTACTCGTCGCCGTCCTCTTCTAACACTGAGAGTTCGACCAGCCGTTCGACGTGGACCCACACCGCCTTCCGGGAGACGCCGGTCATCCGGTGGAAGTCCTCCTGGGTGAACGTCCGGCCGGCGTCGGCGGTTATTAGCGCGTCGAGCAACAGTCGCACGGATTCTAAGCGGGCGAGGTAGTGCAGTCCGGTTTCGTCGTCGGGCGCGCCGGTCGCCTCGACGGCGGCCCCGAGTTCGTTCGCGGCGTGGCGGACGCCGCTGTACTCGTTGACGCGGTACGCGCCCTCGTCGGCGACGAGCACGCCGAGCGCGATGAGCGTGTCGGCGGCGTCCTCGACCGCGTCGGCGTCGAGGTCGGCCATCGACGCGAGGTTCTCGGTGCCGTAGCGCGCACCGGCGTCGGCGTCGCGGAGCGCGTCCACGAGCGCGCGAGTCGGGCCTTCACTGGCCAGCAGGAGCCAGCCGCTGGGGTAGGAGAGCCGCGCTTCCTTGATGCCGCTCTCGTCGGCGAGTTCGAGCATCTCGGACTCGGACTCGGCCGTCCGGAGTTGGAAGTCGTCGGTCTCGGTCGTCGGAACGGTCATTACGGTGGGGATTTCGGGGATGGAACAAAAAGCTACCGTGCGGGCGGGGCGAGCGCGTTGGAGAAGAGCGGCGCGGCGAACCGCCGCGGGTGTGACACGAATCCGACCCGAATCCACGGCGAGTCCGACGCGACTCGTCGCGTCGGACTCGCCGTACCGCGGTCAGTCGGGGGTGGTCGTCTCGCAGTCGACGTTCCACGCGCAGTCGCTCGCATCGCAGATGCGCCGGTACATCCCCCGGAGCGCGGCCGACGCCGTCTCCGGGAGGACGTGGAACTCGACGTTCCCGTAGCGGACGACGATCCGGAAGACGGTCCGGCGGCGCTCGTCGTGGACGAGGTAGACCGGCGCGGGGAGGTCGAACCAGTCGCCGTAGGTGTAGCCGTCACCGTCGAGGATGCGCTCGACGAGCGCCGCCAGTTCCCCGTCGGACGACGCCGGGTCCGGCACGAGGCGGAAGACGGTGCCGCCCTCGTACTCCACGCCGCTGTCTCGGGGGTAGGTGCGCTCGGGTCGACGCGGGATGTCGAAGGTCGGCGCGCGGTCGGTCATGCGGAACGCTCGCAGGTACGGCGTCATTACTTATCAATCTCTACCTCCTCAGAACGCCAATGAAGCGAGCAAGGCAAGAAACGTTAGCGTGTAGAGTCCACGGACGCCCGAACCGACGAGTAATAGCGACCTGACCACCAGCGCGTTCGCTCGCGTCCGGTCGTCCGCATCCTCGGCGTCGTCGGCGCGTCGCCGGGAAGTGGCCGGGGTCTGCATCGTCGTCACGGCGAGTCCGAGCGGTGATAGAGGTTTTCATTCGACGGCAGAAATGCGCTAACGTTTCCGCAAACGTATCCGTAAACGATTCCGCAGACGGATTCCGAAGCGTTGCGAGGAGTTCGGAAACGACGAGAGACGAAAGCGAAGCGCGAGGAGAGACAGGTCAGGAGGGAGAACGACGAGTCGAGCGACGCGAGATGCGTGTAGGGTGAGGGGATCGGCGAAGGTGAGAAGAGACGACGACAGTAACAGTCGCTGGAACGACCAGCGTGAGCGCTCTAGGGACGGGACTCGCGCTATCGAAACCGACGCCGCAAACGCCTCGCTATCGGAGTGGCTTCGAAAGAAAGTACCTCGTGTACCCCTACCCGAGGTATTTTGGGCGTCACACCCATCATATAAATGCTTTCTGTTTAGGAGCGGGCGACCGTCACCCGGACGACTCCGCGGAGGGCGCCGAACCGTTGAACCGCAGTTGCGTTCCCGGACCGACGCCCGTGCGGTTCGCGAACCCGCGCGGGAGTTCGACCACGTACTTGGCGTCGCCTTCACTGCTGTAGCGGTCGAGTTCGGACGTCGACGCGTTGAGTTGCGTGTCGGCGTGTTCGACGTTCAGGACGGTGCCGTTCGGCGCGACGAAGACCATGTCCAGCGGGACGTAGGTATTCTTCATCCAGAACGTCCGGTGTTCGGCGTCGGGGTAGACGAACACCATCCCGTGATTGCGCGGCAGCGACGTCACGAACATCAGCCCCTGCCGTCGCTCCTCGGCGGAGTTGGCGACCGCCATCGAGACGGTCACGTTCGAGCCGTCGTCGACCACGAACGTCGCGTTCTGGGTGACGTTCAGGCGTTCGTTGTGCCCCTCGGCCTCACGGACTAGCGCCGGCTGCGAGCCGTCGGCGGTCGTCCCGGGCACGGTCGACGTCGCGGTGGACGCGTTCGGCGCGGCGGTGGTCGTCTCGGCTTGCGAATCCAGGGACGCGCCCCCGAGACAGCCCCCGAGCACCACCAGCGCGACGAGTAGAACTGCGGCGTGCGCTCTCATACCGAAGGTACTACTCCGCGGTGGAACAAAAAGCTCTGCCTACGCGGCGACGAACGCGAGGCCGACGAGCATCGAGAGCGTGACGAGCAACTGGACCACGGCCGAACCGAGCACGCCGAGCGCCGCGAAGACCGCCGCGCGCGCTCCGCCGCGAGCGTCCCGCGTTCGGTAGAACTCGGCGGCGAAGACGACGCCCATCACGCCGACGAGCAGGCCGACCGGACCGGCGACGAACAGCAGGGCGATGCCGGCGAGGCTGGCGAGCACGGTGGTCAGGAGGGACGCGCCGCCGGCCCGCGCGGCCATCGCGCCGCCGAAGTGGTCGGCGACGACCGCGAAGAGGCCGACGACCGTGAACGCCGCGAGCGCGAGCAGGCCGGGGCTCGCGAAGCCCGACTGCCACCAGTAGAGGTAGACACCCGCGAGCGACAGCGCCGCCCCGGGAACCAGCGGCACGACGCTTCCGATAACGCCGACCACCAGCAGCGCAAACGCGGCGACGACCAGCAGATCCATGGCGAGTAATAGGCGGCCGCGTCCCTTCCCGATTCCGGCCGGGGTTCGGGACGGTGGCCGTGAGTTCGGAGCCGAGTGCAGAGAATCGACTGGTTAGCGCCGTAGGAGGGCGTTTGCGTGGCCATAGACGCCTACGTTTCCCAGAGCGTTTTCGCACCCGCTTTCGGTTCGGGAATCGTTTACGAAAACGTTTCCGTTATCGTAAACGGACGTTTTTCGCGGCCGCGTCTGACGAAGGACTAAATAGGGTGTTTGCGTTTGCGCAAACGCAAATCATGAGCGGGTCCATTCGCGCCTGCACCTTCCTCGACAAGGGCGGCACCGGAAAAACGACGACGGCGGCCCACCTCGGCGTGGCGCTCGCCGAACGAGGCGACGACGTGTTGCTCATCGACCTCGCGGGCAAACAGGGCGACCTGGTCAAGCACTTCGGACAGTGGGAGACCGTCGAGCGCCAGATCGCCGAGGACGACGACTGGCCGAACATCTCGACGGTGTTCCAGGACCAGTGGGACGCCATCGCCGAGAAGTTGGGCGACGCGGCGGTCGAAGACCTCGTCATCGAAACCGACGAGAACGTCGACCTCATCCCGGCCCACCCGGGGCTGGACAGCCTCGACGCCGAACTCGGCAACATCGACGACGCCCACGACCGCTACTCGCGACTCGATTCCTTCCTCGACGAGTACATCGAACCGCTGGGCTACGACGCGGTCCTCATCGACCTCCCCGGCCTGACGAACAACGTCAGCTACAACGGCCTCTGGGCGGCGCGAAACGTCATCGCGCCGGTCGAGATGGGGCCGTTCGAGTCCGAACAGGCCGAGGCGCTCCGGGCCGACCTCGACAAGATCGCCGAGAACTTCGACGTGGACGTCGAACTAGCGATGGTACTGCCCAACAAGGTCGACACCCGAACCACGCTCGCCGAGGAGTACCTCGACGCCTTCCGGTCGGCCTACCCCAAGGCGTTCGCGCCCGCCCACGTCCCGGTGAGCCAGGACATCCGCAACGCCGCCGAGCAGGGCCGAACCGCCTTCGCGCTGGAAGAGCCGTCCCGGACGGCGATGCGCGCACGCGAGTCGTTCCTGGAGAACGCCGAGGCGCTGGCCGATCGCCTGCGGTCGGCCAAGCCGGTGACGACCGGAGGTGAGACGGCGTGAGCGACCCGGATCTCGAGGAACTCCGCCAGCAGACCCAGCGGACCGACCGCCTGGCCGAACCGGCCGCCCCGAGCGACGACGGGGGCGACGACCTGGTGGAGGAACTGGTCGACGCGCTGGCGGCCATCGACTCGGGCGAGCAAGCCAAGACGTTCGCCGCCCGTGACGCCTCGGTCACCGCGCTGTTGACGACGCTCGCCGACCGCGAGGACGACCGCCACGAGGTCGGGACCGCCCTGCAGGAGGCGCTGGGCCGGGACGCCGCGCCGTCGGAACTCGACCGTAGCGAGATCGTTCGGCTCGCGGTCCGCCTCGGACTCCGCGAAGCCGCCCCCGAGTACCTCGACGCGCTCGCCGACGCATCCGGCGAGTACGCCCGCCGAAACGTCTGACCAGGCCCGTTTACGATTTCGTTTCTGGATTCGTTTGCGCCACCGTTTCCCGGTTCCGTTTACGGAATAGCAGCTCGTCTATCGGCAGTCGCATCGCTCGATGACGAAGAACGGGCGGTCAGCGGTGCCGTTTCCGAGATCGTTTGCGTATACGTTTACGATGGACGACGGTTCGGTCGACTTCGTCGCCGAAGCCAGGAGAACCGCGCGCGCATGAGTCGACGGACCAACTTCGCGGCCGGGTCCACACCGTCAGCAAATCCGGCACCGTTAGCGCAAACGTTTACGCGTTCGTTTACGGCATCCGCTTCGGAATCGACGGAATGGACCTCGATATCATCTTCGGGGAGGCCGGACGGTCGAAGCATCGGTCGGCCAATCCGGGTGATGTCGCGGACGTACGTGCAACGGCTGAAGAAAGCCACGAATGCGTTTGCGTTAACGTTAACGGAGTCGTAAACGCGAGGGTCGGGAACTCCGCGCTCGTCTCGACGGTCCGGACTCCCGAGCGACCACGGGCCGGTCGCGAACCGACGCGGCTCCGGCGAAAGCGAGACGCATCCGTTTCCGTGTCCGGTAAACGGATTCGACGGACGAGCGGGTCCGGCGGTCGGAGGGAGAATCGTCGCGCGGAGCGACGACACGTTGCCGTCGCGCAATCGAGTCCGTTTCCGATTACGTTTTCGCAATCGCATACGATTTCGTTTACGCGCACGTTGGCCGGAACGACGGCGACGGCAACGGGGTCTTGGGCGGCGAGAACGATAGGCGCGTATTATACCGCTTCCGGTCGTCCAGTACTGGAGAGCCATGACTTGGAGGAACACCGAGTACGCGATGTACGGCCCGCCACAGCACGAGGTCGGAGCGCTCGTCGACCTCCACTTCCGATACGGCGAACCCAACCACGACCCCGAACCGAGCGACCCGCAGGCCGCCGAGCGACTCGGCTACGAGGACGACGAACCGTGGGACGACGGCGACGGTGCGGGCGGGCATCCGAGCGCGGACGGCGGAGTGCGCGACGGTGACCGAACCGGGTCGCCGAAACTGCTCGCCTGACCTCCGGGTTTTTCAGCGCTTGCGACAGTTCGTCGCGGCGTCGCTGCTCCAGTTGGCGGTGCTGTACGGCCCGGCGAATCGCTACTTCGACGCTATCTTGTCGAATTCGACCGGCTGGATCTGGAACGGCACGGCGTTCGCCAAATTCGTCGTGTGCTTGACCGTGGCGATTTGCATCTCGTCACGTGTTCGCACCGCGTTACGCGGTGGTCGTTCCCGAGAGCGGGACGGTCGCCGTCCCCGAGACGCAGCCGTCGACCGTCGCGGTCGTCTCGCCGTTCGACGAGGCGGCGTACTTCGCGTCGACGGTCGTCGACCACTCGACGCGGCCGTTCGCGGGAACTCGCTCGCGAACGAGGTGACTCTCGTCGTCGTCAGCTATCGCCGTCGGCCAGTAGACCGCGGCGAGGAACCGCCCGCCGACGTCGGCGACGTTCTCGACCGAGAGCGACAGTTCGACCGATTCGGCGTCGAGGGACTCCGCCGCGAACGACCGGAGTTCGAACGACGGCGGGCGTCGGGCCAGCGTCGCGGCGACGTTCCGGGGGAGTCGCCAGCGCGCAGCCTCGCCCTCGTACCGACACCGAATTGCGAGCGACGACGCGGCGAGCGGCGAAGGGAGTTCGAAGGCGACCCAGCCGACGCGGTCCTCGGACGGTCGCGCGTAGGGTTCGTCGTACTTGACGTCGCCTCGTCCCGCGAGCGACGTGGTGAACGCACCGCGGGTTCGCTTCTCGATCGCGACGGCCGGGTACGCGTCGCCGTCGACGACGAGGTCGAAGGCGTCGTACGGTGGCGGTCCCGCAGCGTCGGCGGCCGAGTCGGTCACGCTCTGAACGGCCGCAACGACGAACTGTCGGTCCTGTCGTGCGAGCACGCCGCCCGACCCCATGATGGAGTCGTACGCGACCGCCTTTCGCGCGACCGGGTCGGTCACGCCGACCCGGTGGCCGGCGACGGTCTTCACCGACGACTCGGAAACCGAGAGCGAGGCGTCCTCGCCCGCCGGTGTCGGCGAGGGGGACGTCTCGGAGTCGGACGCAACAGTCGTCACCGACGAGGTCGGCGAGCGGGACATCTCGGCCGTCGGTGAAGATGCGGTTCCGCTCGACTCGCGACCGCCGAGACAACCGGCCAATCCGGCGGCCGAGAGGACGACGGTCGTCCGGAGGAACTCGCGTCTCACTGAGGAGGGCATCGCCGGCGACTACTCGGAACGGCTACAAGTGCTTTCTGCCGACAGTAACCGGCATCGAAACCTCGGGCGGGGAGTCGCGGACATCGTCGAGGTCGGCGTCGTAGCACCGGATACGGCAAACCCAAGTCGCCGGCCTGCGCAGGCCGGGCCATGACGCTACTCCTGACCGGCTACGAACCGTTCGGCGACCGCGAACGGAACCCGACCGCCGAGGTGGCGCGAGAACTCGACGGCGAGACGGTTGCAGACCGGGACGTCGTCGGGCGCGTCCTGCCGGTCGAGTTCGACCGGGCGGGCGGGGAGATGCGCGAGTTGATCGAGGAGTACGACCCCGACGCGATAGTGGCGACCGGACTCGCGGCGGGCCGGACTGCGGTGAGCATCGAGCGCGTCGGCGTCAACGTCGCCGACTGCGCGGGCGTGCCGGACAACGACGGCGTGGAGCCGAGAGACGAGCGAATCCGTCCTGGCGACGGCGAACCGGCGGCGTACTTCTCGACGCTCCCGGTGGTCGAAGTCGTCGAGTCGTTGCTCGGAGCGGGGATCCCGGCACGGATTTCGAACACCGCCGGGACCCACCTCTGCAACGACCTGCTGTACCGGACGCGAGCCCATCTCGAACGAGAGTCGCGGGACGTGCCGATGGGGTTCGTCCACCTGCCGCTCACTCCCGAGATGGCCGCGGCGGAGGCCCACGAGGCCGAGGCGACGGCGGGCGGCGAAGTCCAGCCGAGTCTCCCGTTGGAGACGCAGGTCGCGGCGGTTGTACGGACGTTCGAGACGGCGGTACGCGATAAATAAATCGTATTTCGCTATACGATTTGTCCGCCGGGCGACTGCGGTCGAGAACGCTGGACGGGCGGCCGGGTCGAGAACGCTGGACGGGCGGCCGGGTCGAGAACCGAATATCCGAGAAGTCGGGGAGTCGAGAAAACTTATCCCGGCAGCGCGACAGCACTCGGTCGATGCCCTCCAGACGACGGTTCCTGGCCGCCTGCGGCGCATCCGTCGCGCTCGCCGGGTGCGTCTCGTTCGGAACCCCCGACACGGACGGCGGGTGGCCCCGACGGGCAGCGGACGTAGAGCACACCGCCGCTTCGCCGACGACCGGGCCGACCCGGGCGCTCTACGAGGTGTGGCACCGCGACCGTCCCGACCGGGGCGGGTCCACCGTCTCGCCGGTCGTCGGCGGCGACCGACTCTACCTCGCGTACTCCCGGGAGGCGCGAGACCGGAAGGGCGGCACGTGGCTGGAGGCGTTCGACGCCGCGACCGGCGAAACCGAGTGGACGACCGAACTCTGGCGGACCGACGAGTTCCACTACTTCTACCACTCCGATTCGCTCGTCCTCGACGGCGACCGCGTCTTCGTCCAGACGAAAGCCGGGTTAAAGGCCGTCGGAGCCGACGGCACGCCCCGGTGGACGTTCGACAACCTCGGGCGGCCGCAACCGCGGCCCAACGTGGTGCCGCCCGCCGTGACCGACGGCGTCGCGGTGACGGGGACGTACGGTTCGGTCGGCGAGACGAGCGATGGCGAGACGAAACCCGAGGTCGTCTTCGGAGTCGACCCCGCCACCGGGCGCGAGCGCTGGCGGCTCGAATTTCCGGACCTGTTCGGAATGTGGCAGTTGTCGGCGGCCGGCGGGGTCGTCTACGTCCCCTTCTTCGCCGACGACGGCGGCCTCGTCGCGCTCGACGTTCGAACCGGCGAGGAACTGTGGCGGCGGCCCGCGCGAGCGAACGGTCCGCCGAGCGTCGCGGGCGGTCGGCTGTTCCTGCCGCTCGAAGGTGCGAACGGCGAGGCGAATTTCCTCGCCGCCTTCGACGCCGAGACGGGCGAACGACTGTGGCGGCGGGCGACCGGCCCGAAGCGCGCCGACAACGGACTCGCGGTGGCGAACGGCCTCGTCTACCTCGTGGCGGACTTCGGCCTGGAGGCGCGGCGGGTCGAAACCGGCGAGCGCGTCTGGCGGTTCGACGGCCGGAACGAGAACGCGACGGTGGTCGAGGGCGGGACCACGCCCGCCGTCGCCGGCGACGCCGTCTACGTCAACGGCGCGAAGGTGACCGACGACACGTACGGGCGACTGTTCGTCCTCGACGCCGCGACGGGCGCCGAGCGCGCCCGGTTCGCCCTGGGCGAGAACCGGGACGCCAGAAGCGCCCCCGCGGTCGTGGAGGGACTCGCGTTCGTGAACACCAACCAGGGTCGGCTGGTCGCCGTCGGCGAGTGCGAGACGGAAGCGCTGGGTCGGTGTCTCGTGGGGTGAGACGGCCGCGTCGTCGAACCCCTTCGGCGACCTCGCCGAACTCACCCACACCATTACGTCCCGGGACCACCACGTGGTACCCATGACCACGACCGACCTCGTCCGGCGGTTCGAGCGCGAGGCGACCGACGCGGGGTGCGAGGTGCGACGCACCTCGGCTGAGAACTTCCGGCACGTCGTCTCGGAACTCCTCGAACCGCCAGCCGTCGGCGCGCCGCTCCCCTTCGACGGCGTCTCACTCCCCGAATCGGTCGAGACGAATCCGACCGCCGCCGACCTCGAAGCCGCCGCGACGGGCGTCACCCCCGTCCGGTTCGCGGTGGCCGATTACGGCTCCGTGGCGGTCGAGTCGACGGCCGCGGGCGAGGAGGCCGCGAGCCTCTTTCCGGCCCGCCACGTCGCGGTGCTCGCGGCCGGCGACGTGGTGGCCGACATGCCCGCCGGAATCGAGCGACTGGGCGACGTCGTTCGGGCGGGCGGCGACGCCGTGCTCGCGACCGGCCCGAGCGCGACCGCCGACATGGGCGAACTCGTGCTGGGCGCTCACGGCCCGCGCGAGGTGTGCGTCGTGGTGCTGGAGGACCGATGAGCGGGAAATCCGCGAGCAGGGAGGAGAAGGCCGCCCGCATTCGACGACTCCTCGCGACCGAGGGCGAGAGCGTCGAGCGAAACACCCAGGGGTTCAACCGCGGGCGCTACGAGGCGGTCGCGGAACTGTCGGACTACGAGGGGTTGAAGGACGAGGCCCGCGCCATCAAGGAGGACGCGATAGAGCGACTGCCGGAGTTGATAGAGCGGGTGCGCGAGTCGGTCGAGGCCAACGGCGGCACCGTCTACCTCGCGGAGGACGCCGCCGACGCCAACCGGTACGTCCGGGAGGTGGTCCGGGACGCCGACGCCGAGACGGTGGTCAAGAGCAAGTC
This genomic window from Halorussus vallis contains:
- a CDS encoding peptidase, whose protein sequence is MTLLLTGYEPFGDRERNPTAEVARELDGETVADRDVVGRVLPVEFDRAGGEMRELIEEYDPDAIVATGLAAGRTAVSIERVGVNVADCAGVPDNDGVEPRDERIRPGDGEPAAYFSTLPVVEVVESLLGAGIPARISNTAGTHLCNDLLYRTRAHLERESRDVPMGFVHLPLTPEMAAAEAHEAEATAGGEVQPSLPLETQVAAVVRTFETAVRDK
- a CDS encoding LUD domain-containing protein, producing the protein MTTTDLVRRFEREATDAGCEVRRTSAENFRHVVSELLEPPAVGAPLPFDGVSLPESVETNPTAADLEAAATGVTPVRFAVADYGSVAVESTAAGEEAASLFPARHVAVLAAGDVVADMPAGIERLGDVVRAGGDAVLATGPSATADMGELVLGAHGPREVCVVVLEDR
- a CDS encoding outer membrane protein assembly factor BamB family protein, giving the protein MPSRRRFLAACGASVALAGCVSFGTPDTDGGWPRRAADVEHTAASPTTGPTRALYEVWHRDRPDRGGSTVSPVVGGDRLYLAYSREARDRKGGTWLEAFDAATGETEWTTELWRTDEFHYFYHSDSLVLDGDRVFVQTKAGLKAVGADGTPRWTFDNLGRPQPRPNVVPPAVTDGVAVTGTYGSVGETSDGETKPEVVFGVDPATGRERWRLEFPDLFGMWQLSAAGGVVYVPFFADDGGLVALDVRTGEELWRRPARANGPPSVAGGRLFLPLEGANGEANFLAAFDAETGERLWRRATGPKRADNGLAVANGLVYLVADFGLEARRVETGERVWRFDGRNENATVVEGGTTPAVAGDAVYVNGAKVTDDTYGRLFVLDAATGAERARFALGENRDARSAPAVVEGLAFVNTNQGRLVAVGECETEALGRCLVG